In Morganella morganii, the following are encoded in one genomic region:
- the rodZ gene encoding cytoskeleton protein RodZ, protein MQYAGIRNFGARKGRSPRFLVTRTVCVLKLMNNSQSQDNLQLTLGQFLTQRREQLQLSRETVADRLCLKLTTVREIEEDALKEGNPTFIRGYVRTYAKLLQIPESAIMPYLDKIAPAQMTKVQPMKSVTIGRQRKKREGWLMKFTWLVLLVVLALVGVWWWQQYQAQQADIASLAQQNDVTVNAPADVPGTDPADSTAPQTLNTPAGTPDTAPAGNTNTAALELSAATPQDQEIDSSKIVPLPGSDRVPAVVNRAVDSEGGTLPTTTQTQDGLVLTFKNTCWLEVTDNKGTKIFSGTKQKGDTLEFAGAEPYRLKIGAPAAVDVQFKGQSVDLSHFVKANRVANLSVPKAGE, encoded by the coding sequence ATGCAGTATGCCGGAATACGGAACTTCGGTGCGCGGAAGGGCAGATCTCCGCGCTTTCTCGTAACCAGAACTGTTTGTGTCCTGAAACTCATGAATAACTCTCAATCTCAAGATAATCTCCAACTCACTCTTGGCCAATTCTTAACACAACGTCGGGAACAACTTCAGTTATCACGGGAAACAGTCGCCGACAGACTTTGTCTTAAACTGACTACAGTGCGTGAAATCGAAGAAGATGCACTGAAAGAAGGCAACCCGACCTTTATCCGCGGTTATGTCCGTACGTATGCCAAGCTGTTGCAGATCCCTGAATCTGCGATCATGCCTTATCTTGATAAAATCGCCCCCGCTCAGATGACCAAAGTCCAGCCGATGAAAAGTGTGACTATCGGCCGCCAGCGTAAAAAACGCGAAGGCTGGCTGATGAAGTTCACCTGGCTGGTACTGCTGGTGGTTCTGGCGCTGGTTGGCGTGTGGTGGTGGCAGCAGTATCAGGCACAACAGGCTGATATTGCTTCACTGGCACAACAGAATGATGTCACCGTGAATGCTCCGGCAGATGTTCCGGGTACCGATCCGGCAGACAGCACCGCACCACAGACACTGAATACCCCTGCCGGAACGCCGGACACCGCTCCGGCCGGTAATACCAATACCGCTGCACTGGAATTATCGGCAGCCACCCCGCAGGATCAGGAAATTGACAGCAGCAAGATTGTGCCGCTGCCGGGCAGTGACCGTGTACCGGCGGTTGTTAACCGCGCCGTGGACAGTGAAGGCGGCACGCTGCCGACCACCACACAGACACAGGATGGTCTGGTTCTGACCTTTAAAAACACCTGCTGGCTGGAAGTGACAGATAACAAAGGTACAAAAATTTTCAGCGGCACCAAACAGAAAGGGGATACCCTGGAATTTGCGGGCGCAGAACCTTACCGTCTGAAAATCGGCGCACCGGCTGCCGTGGATGTGCAGTTCAAAGGTCAGAGTGTTGACCTGAGTCATTTTGTTAAGGCAAACCGGGTGGCAAATCTGAGTGTGCCGAAAGCCGGTGAATAA
- a CDS encoding tetratricopeptide repeat protein, with product MIRTYSPGLIAVMLLAGCRTAPVTQTVPAATGTRLALGEAYLQAGRYDAARYHFDRVLKAQPQHTGALTGAALSAKCDQQPEIAEKYLNLAVNSPSGSDSVVQYILAYECPPDNSL from the coding sequence ATGATAAGGACGTATTCCCCGGGATTAATTGCAGTAATGCTGCTGGCAGGATGCCGGACAGCACCCGTGACACAGACCGTACCGGCTGCGACCGGTACCCGTCTTGCACTGGGTGAGGCTTATCTTCAGGCCGGCCGGTATGATGCTGCACGGTATCATTTTGACCGGGTACTGAAAGCACAGCCGCAGCATACCGGTGCGCTGACAGGCGCGGCGCTGAGTGCAAAATGCGATCAGCAGCCTGAAATTGCGGAAAAATACCTGAATTTAGCCGTGAATTCCCCGTCAGGCAGTGATAGTGTGGTACAGTACATTTTGGCTTATGAGTGTCCGCCGGATAACAGTCTGTAA
- a CDS encoding bifunctional tRNA (adenosine(37)-C2)-methyltransferase TrmG/ribosomal RNA large subunit methyltransferase RlmN — MSELTTQDACVTGSAPIAPEKINGKINLLDLTRKEMRQFFADMGEKPFRADQVMKWIYHYCYDDFDLMTDINKVLRTKLKAVAEIRAPEVSEEQRSADGTIKWAIRVGDQEVETVYIPEDDRATLCVSSQVGCALECKFCSTAQQGFNRNLRVSEIIGQVWRAAKIIGSLKSSGRRPITNVVMMGMGEPLLNLTHVVPAMEIMLDDFGFGLSKRRVTISTSGVVPALDKLGDMIDVALAISLHAPTDDVRDEIVPINKKYNIETFLASVRRYLGKSNANGGRVTVEYVMLDHINDSTDQAHQLAACLKDTPSKINLIPWNPFPGAPYGRSSNSRIDRFAKVLMEYGFTTIVRKTRGDDIDAACGQLAGDVIDRTKRTLKKRMAGEPISVKAV; from the coding sequence ATGTCAGAACTGACCACTCAAGACGCCTGTGTAACAGGCTCCGCACCGATTGCTCCTGAAAAAATCAACGGAAAAATTAATTTACTCGACCTGACCCGCAAAGAAATGCGCCAGTTTTTCGCCGATATGGGTGAGAAACCTTTCCGTGCTGATCAGGTGATGAAGTGGATTTATCACTATTGCTATGATGATTTCGATCTGATGACCGATATCAACAAAGTGCTGCGCACCAAACTGAAAGCGGTGGCGGAAATCCGGGCCCCGGAAGTGTCAGAAGAACAGCGCTCTGCGGACGGCACCATTAAGTGGGCTATCCGTGTCGGCGACCAGGAAGTGGAAACCGTCTATATCCCGGAAGATGACCGCGCTACTCTGTGTGTCTCTTCCCAGGTCGGTTGTGCGCTGGAATGCAAATTCTGCTCAACCGCGCAGCAGGGTTTTAACCGCAACCTGCGCGTCTCTGAAATTATCGGCCAGGTCTGGCGTGCCGCGAAAATCATCGGCTCCCTGAAATCCAGCGGCCGCCGTCCTATCACCAACGTGGTGATGATGGGGATGGGTGAACCGCTGCTGAACCTGACCCATGTTGTCCCGGCGATGGAAATCATGCTGGATGACTTTGGTTTCGGGCTCTCCAAACGCCGCGTGACGATTTCCACCTCCGGTGTGGTTCCGGCGCTGGATAAACTCGGCGATATGATTGATGTGGCGCTCGCTATTTCCCTGCACGCACCGACGGATGATGTGCGTGATGAAATCGTGCCGATCAACAAAAAATATAACATTGAGACATTCCTGGCATCTGTGCGCCGTTATCTCGGAAAATCCAATGCGAACGGCGGCCGTGTGACTGTGGAATATGTCATGCTGGATCATATCAATGACAGCACTGATCAGGCGCATCAGCTGGCGGCCTGTCTGAAAGACACGCCGAGCAAAATCAACCTGATCCCGTGGAACCCGTTCCCGGGCGCCCCTTACGGGCGCAGCTCAAACAGCCGGATTGACCGTTTTGCCAAGGTACTGATGGAATACGGATTCACCACCATTGTCCGCAAAACACGCGGTGATGATATTGACGCTGCCTGCGGACAGCTGGCCGGTGATGTTATCGACCGGACCAAACGGACACTGAAAAAACGCATGGCCGGTGAACCAATCTCTGTCAAAGCAGTCTGA
- a CDS encoding universal stress protein, with product MHKIILVPIDLNAGALSQNVITEINDYAKDKNVKFHFVTVILPSEQLFDYGLTFPVMTENAKSEDQRIKALLEKLDAATEKFAVQKEQISTGVLIGSAAEAILDNAERIKADLIVIGSKNPTMKSRFLGSTASALIHYANISVLVVR from the coding sequence ATGCATAAAATTATACTGGTTCCGATCGATCTGAATGCCGGTGCGTTATCTCAGAACGTCATTACTGAGATTAACGACTATGCCAAAGATAAAAATGTGAAATTTCATTTCGTTACGGTAATTCTTCCGTCTGAACAGCTTTTTGACTATGGTCTGACATTCCCTGTGATGACCGAAAATGCCAAGTCAGAAGACCAGCGCATCAAAGCTCTGCTTGAAAAACTGGATGCCGCCACCGAAAAATTTGCTGTACAGAAAGAACAGATTTCCACCGGTGTACTTATCGGAAGTGCGGCAGAGGCCATTCTTGATAATGCAGAAAGAATTAAAGCCGACCTGATTGTTATCGGTTCCAAAAACCCGACCATGAAAAGCCGTTTCCTGGGCTCCACCGCGTCCGCACTGATCCACTACGCCAATATCTCAGTCCTTGTTGTCCGGTAA
- the ndk gene encoding nucleoside-diphosphate kinase, with translation MSVQRTFSIIKPNAVKKNAIGAIYHRFESAGFRIIAAKMLHLTREQAEGFYAEHKGRPFFDGLVEFMTSGPIMVQVLEGENAVQRHRDLMGATNPDNALAGTLRADYADSFTENAVHGSDAEESAAREIAYFFTEDEICPR, from the coding sequence ATGTCTGTACAACGCACATTTTCTATCATTAAGCCAAACGCCGTAAAGAAAAATGCTATCGGGGCCATTTATCACCGTTTTGAAAGCGCCGGTTTCCGTATTATCGCCGCCAAAATGCTGCACCTGACCCGCGAACAGGCGGAAGGATTCTACGCTGAGCACAAAGGCCGCCCGTTCTTTGATGGTCTGGTGGAATTTATGACATCCGGCCCGATTATGGTACAGGTACTGGAAGGGGAAAATGCCGTGCAGCGTCACCGTGATCTGATGGGCGCCACCAATCCGGATAACGCCCTGGCCGGTACACTCCGCGCAGATTACGCCGACAGTTTCACTGAAAACGCCGTACACGGCTCTGATGCGGAAGAATCCGCTGCCCGTGAAATTGCCTATTTCTTCACTGAAGATGAGATCTGCCCGCGCTGA
- the pbpC gene encoding peptidoglycan glycosyltransferase PbpC (penicillin-binding protein 1C) translates to MKVWFKRLALTGLITIVLTPPLLWLADKIWPLPLDEVVMARTVTAEDGSPLWRFADSNGVWRYPVTLKDVSPEFIEALLTYEDRYFYQHPGINPVAIGRAALQDLTSGRIVSGGSTLSMQVARLLDPHDRTLTGKLKQVFRTIQLEWHYSKDEILEMYLNRAPYGGTVEGIGAASWMYLGKPPSELTAGEAALLAVLPQAPSRLRPDRYPQRAEAARNKVLDRLAEFEVWPQSKVNDLKQESIWLAPRQVPHSAPLLARRVAQGVKDPVIRTTINPAIQRQLEEMARNRKYQLPEKTSLGIMVVDNRDMSVKGYVGSIDFSDDTRFGHVDVNSAWRSPGSTLKPFLYALAMDEGLIHSESLLQDVPRRFNDYRPGNFDTGFSGPVSVSEALRRSLNLPVVQLLDVYGPKRFSAKLRNVGLELRFPLGSDPNLSLILGGTGARMDQLIAAYSAFARQGKVAPVRFRPEDPLAERQLISPGAAWITRRVMAGETRPLADDRLAQDVPLAWKTGTSYGYRDAWALGVNNRYTIGVWVGRPDGTPVAGQAGFATAIPILYQVDSYLRARGGKKLPDPKPISVSSKMICWPSGLAADKQDPNCRQQRIALVLDNTVPPTLPSAGQESLSGTNAVIWVNGQGERVSPDCPDAQEKTVALWPIALESWLPPGERRSHRLPPVSKTCPPLRVEAAPLLISGIREGDVLRRLPLAKTLDLRVVTQGGEGTQWWFLNGDQAGSTESGEPLLLTLDTPGRYQLTVLDLSGQVSSVSFTLK, encoded by the coding sequence ATGAAAGTGTGGTTTAAACGTCTCGCGCTGACCGGCCTGATAACAATTGTTCTGACACCGCCGCTGCTCTGGCTGGCCGATAAAATCTGGCCTTTGCCGCTGGATGAGGTGGTGATGGCGCGCACGGTTACGGCTGAGGACGGGTCACCGCTGTGGCGTTTTGCTGACAGTAATGGTGTGTGGCGCTACCCGGTCACACTGAAGGATGTATCACCGGAATTTATTGAAGCGCTTCTGACATATGAAGATCGCTATTTCTATCAGCACCCGGGCATCAATCCGGTGGCTATCGGCCGCGCGGCACTGCAGGATCTGACTTCCGGACGTATTGTCTCCGGCGGCAGCACGCTCTCCATGCAGGTCGCCCGTCTGCTCGATCCCCATGACCGCACGCTGACCGGCAAACTGAAACAGGTTTTCCGCACCATTCAGCTGGAATGGCACTATTCCAAAGATGAGATTCTGGAGATGTATCTTAACCGCGCGCCATACGGCGGCACGGTAGAGGGTATTGGTGCGGCGAGCTGGATGTATCTCGGCAAGCCGCCATCGGAACTGACCGCCGGGGAAGCGGCACTGCTGGCGGTCCTGCCGCAGGCACCAAGCCGTCTGCGGCCGGATCGTTATCCGCAGCGCGCTGAAGCGGCCCGTAATAAGGTGCTTGACCGGCTGGCCGAATTTGAGGTGTGGCCGCAGTCAAAAGTGAATGATTTAAAACAGGAGAGTATCTGGCTGGCACCGCGCCAGGTGCCGCATTCCGCGCCGCTGCTGGCACGGCGTGTGGCGCAGGGGGTGAAAGACCCGGTGATCCGCACCACCATCAATCCTGCCATTCAGCGCCAGCTGGAGGAGATGGCCCGCAACCGCAAATATCAGCTGCCGGAAAAAACCTCGCTCGGCATTATGGTGGTGGATAACCGCGATATGAGTGTGAAGGGCTATGTCGGCTCTATCGATTTCTCCGATGATACCCGTTTCGGGCATGTGGATGTGAACAGCGCCTGGCGTTCACCGGGCTCCACACTGAAACCGTTTTTATATGCCCTGGCGATGGATGAGGGGTTGATCCACAGCGAATCCCTGTTACAGGATGTGCCGCGCCGCTTTAATGATTACCGGCCGGGTAACTTTGATACCGGATTCAGTGGGCCGGTGAGTGTCAGTGAGGCACTGCGCCGTTCTCTGAATCTGCCGGTGGTTCAGTTGCTGGATGTTTATGGCCCGAAGCGGTTCAGTGCCAAACTGCGCAATGTCGGTCTGGAACTGCGTTTTCCGCTCGGCAGTGACCCGAACCTGTCGCTGATTCTGGGCGGGACAGGGGCGCGGATGGATCAGCTGATTGCGGCCTACAGCGCGTTTGCCCGTCAGGGTAAAGTGGCACCGGTGCGTTTTCGTCCGGAAGATCCGCTGGCAGAGCGGCAGCTGATCTCCCCGGGCGCGGCGTGGATCACGCGCCGGGTGATGGCCGGAGAGACACGGCCGCTGGCAGATGACCGGCTGGCGCAGGATGTGCCGCTGGCGTGGAAAACCGGCACCAGTTACGGCTACCGTGATGCCTGGGCACTGGGGGTGAATAACCGCTACACCATCGGGGTGTGGGTCGGCCGTCCGGACGGTACGCCGGTGGCCGGCCAGGCCGGGTTTGCAACCGCGATCCCGATCCTGTATCAGGTGGATAGTTATCTTCGGGCACGCGGCGGCAAAAAATTGCCGGATCCGAAACCCATCAGTGTCAGCAGTAAGATGATTTGCTGGCCGTCAGGGCTGGCGGCGGACAAACAGGATCCGAACTGCCGTCAGCAGCGGATAGCGCTGGTGCTGGACAATACTGTGCCGCCGACACTGCCGTCCGCAGGGCAGGAAAGCCTGTCCGGCACCAATGCGGTGATCTGGGTTAACGGACAGGGGGAACGGGTGTCGCCGGATTGTCCGGATGCACAGGAGAAAACCGTGGCGCTGTGGCCGATTGCGCTGGAGAGCTGGCTGCCGCCGGGTGAACGCCGCAGCCACCGTCTGCCGCCGGTGAGTAAAACCTGTCCGCCGTTGCGGGTGGAAGCGGCTCCGCTGCTGATTTCCGGGATCCGCGAAGGGGATGTGCTGCGCCGTCTGCCGCTGGCGAAAACCCTCGATCTGCGGGTGGTGACGCAGGGCGGAGAGGGCACTCAGTGGTGGTTTCTTAACGGCGACCAGGCGGGCAGTACTGAGTCCGGTGAGCCGCTGTTGCTGACGCTGGACACCCCGGGGCGTTATCAGCTGACGGTGCTGGATCTCAGCGGCCAGGTCAGTTCAGTCAGTTTTACCCTGAAATAG
- a CDS encoding alpha-2-macroglobulin family protein, translating to MRSPIAGQGPGKKRCIAVLLASALALTGCDDTGSKTTAAGSNDSAPANNNKENSSSSSASSPSAKKTQDAASLAELSKRYAGKDVTIIDASEIQLDGANAMVVTFSVPLDPNQDFSQFARLVDVKNGKLEGAWELSDNLMELRMRHLPPSRELQLSIDRGVRGINERTLVNGYDLKLTTADVVPSVGFASRGSLFPADVLQGLPVFALNVDSIDVNFYRIKPDSLASFLASWQYGNNLQYWNSDDLLNNTDLVYTGRFDLNPQKNTRENMQIPLKDIKPLQEEGVYLAVMQQAGRYSYTMPATLFTLSDIGVSMHSYLNELDVFTQSLAKGSALKGVEIRLLDSKGQLLGKAETDSSGHAKLDRGADAALLLAINNGQTSMIDLKNPALDLAEFDIAGPQGYAKQFFVFGPRDLYRPGETLVINGLLRDGDGHPVKDQPVKVDVLKNDGQVASTFVWQPENGLYQYQYAIPENIETGKLTLRFDLGDNTPRFYSVNVEDFMPERMAMEIKTDKQPITTQQSADFEIEGHYLYGAPAAGNQLTGQLFMRPDREASAKLPGFEFGDIQEESLTRTLDEFDETMDDSGELAFTISNDYWKEVKSPFKLILQASLMETGGRPVTRRADVAVWPAAKMAGIRPVFAKKEVYDYRTDKYVSQYSMDEDSLAEFEIVYTDRQGNKLKADDLNARLIYERRDYYWRWSDSEGWSSGYDQKDLVMSDDKISIAKDGTAKVTVPVSWGAYRLEVVDPSTGLTSSVRFWAGYSWQDNTGGTGAVRPDQVKLKLDKPNYHAGDKVKLNVTAPQAGKGYVLLESSDGPLWWQEVDVPEGGTDVEVPLNKEWTRHDLYATAVVVRPGDSSRQATVKRAVGILHIPMADPARKIDVTLDTPARIRPNQDLTVKIKAKAQDGKAAPEKVNVLISAVDTGVLNITDYKTPDPYDAFFGRKRYSVDQYDVYGQLIEGSGRLGTLRFGGDGGDDLDRGGLKPLTEVQIIAQQAAPVELNAQGEGTVTLPIPDFNGELRLMAQAWTDEDFGHAQNKVIVAAPVISQMALPRFMAGGDRSQLTLDLTNLTDETQNLTVNFSADGMVHLKGAAEKEVTLAKGQRTSVNVPVEAANGFGQGEVFMTVKGLKLPDESSNTYKNSWKIGVRPAYPAETVSYSMSLGNGGEWALPADQIGYLDASTVSGEMTLTSRPPLDISRYIRELYAYPYGCLEQTVSGLYPSLYSSEAELKKLGIKTQTDAGRRQAVMTGIPHLLGMQRSDGSFSLWDNSGAEEPWLTAYATDFLFRAGQRGFDVPADALSNANNRLLRYLQDRSVISSNYYGNSDQMRFAVQAYAGYVLAQQQKAPLGALRQVYQRRDDAASGLALVQLGIALKKMGDADRGNEAIRLGVMKNRDSVYTGDYGSTIRDDAMIIALLSEADSNADQRYGKLQALSAEIQNNRYFSTQESNALYLAGRQYINQSEKPWSALINGQAPAVSRDSALRETLTAAQLNNGISVANRGDAELFGRVNITGYPLQAPHPSSEVLKIKRTYMDLNGNPISIDRLSSGDLVAVRLDIQADRNVPDALVVDLLPAGLELENQNLAAASASLADSAPNLAEAIQDMQQANIRHTEYRDDRFVSQVAVEEYRPVTLVYLARAVTPGKYSVPAPQVESMYIPSWRATGVTPATLEVVR from the coding sequence ATGCGTTCTCCGATTGCAGGACAGGGTCCCGGCAAAAAACGCTGCATTGCAGTGCTTCTTGCATCAGCGCTGGCGCTCACGGGTTGTGATGACACCGGCAGTAAAACCACGGCGGCGGGCAGCAATGACAGCGCGCCGGCCAATAATAATAAAGAAAACTCGTCTTCTTCATCTGCTTCCTCTCCGTCTGCGAAAAAAACACAGGATGCCGCATCACTGGCAGAGCTGAGTAAGCGCTACGCCGGGAAAGATGTGACTATCATCGACGCCTCTGAGATCCAGCTCGACGGCGCAAATGCGATGGTGGTGACCTTCTCTGTTCCGCTGGATCCGAACCAGGATTTCAGTCAGTTTGCCCGTCTGGTGGACGTGAAAAACGGCAAGCTGGAAGGTGCCTGGGAGCTGTCGGATAACCTGATGGAACTGCGCATGCGCCATCTGCCGCCGTCACGGGAATTGCAGCTGAGTATCGATCGCGGCGTGCGCGGTATCAATGAGCGCACACTGGTTAATGGTTATGACTTAAAACTGACCACTGCGGATGTGGTACCGAGTGTCGGTTTTGCCAGCCGCGGCTCGCTGTTCCCGGCTGATGTCCTGCAGGGACTGCCGGTATTCGCGCTGAACGTGGACAGTATTGATGTCAATTTTTACCGCATCAAACCGGATTCCCTGGCGTCTTTCCTCGCCAGCTGGCAGTACGGCAACAATCTCCAGTACTGGAATTCTGATGACCTGCTGAATAATACCGATCTGGTCTATACCGGGCGTTTTGATCTCAATCCGCAGAAAAACACCCGTGAAAATATGCAGATCCCGCTGAAGGATATCAAGCCGTTACAGGAAGAGGGCGTGTATCTGGCGGTGATGCAGCAGGCCGGGCGTTACAGCTACACCATGCCGGCCACACTCTTTACCCTGAGTGATATCGGCGTTTCCATGCACAGCTATCTTAATGAGCTGGATGTATTTACTCAGTCGCTGGCGAAAGGCAGTGCACTGAAAGGCGTGGAAATCCGTCTGCTCGACAGCAAAGGTCAGCTTCTGGGCAAAGCAGAAACCGACAGCAGCGGTCATGCAAAACTGGATCGCGGGGCGGATGCCGCGCTGTTACTGGCGATTAACAACGGCCAGACCAGTATGATCGACCTGAAAAACCCGGCGCTTGACCTGGCAGAGTTTGATATCGCCGGTCCGCAGGGCTATGCAAAACAATTCTTCGTTTTTGGTCCGCGTGATCTGTACCGTCCGGGGGAAACTCTGGTAATTAACGGTCTGCTGCGTGACGGTGACGGCCATCCGGTCAAAGATCAGCCGGTCAAAGTGGATGTGCTGAAAAACGACGGTCAGGTGGCCTCCACCTTCGTCTGGCAGCCGGAAAACGGCCTTTATCAGTACCAGTATGCGATTCCGGAAAATATTGAAACCGGTAAGCTGACGCTGCGTTTTGATCTCGGGGATAACACGCCGCGCTTCTACAGCGTCAATGTGGAAGATTTCATGCCTGAGCGCATGGCGATGGAAATCAAAACCGACAAACAGCCGATCACCACACAGCAATCTGCTGATTTTGAAATTGAAGGCCATTATCTCTATGGAGCGCCTGCTGCCGGTAATCAGCTGACCGGGCAGCTGTTTATGCGTCCGGATCGTGAGGCATCCGCCAAATTGCCGGGCTTTGAATTCGGTGATATTCAGGAAGAGAGCCTGACCCGCACCCTGGATGAGTTCGACGAAACCATGGATGACAGCGGTGAACTCGCATTCACCATCAGTAATGATTACTGGAAAGAGGTGAAATCGCCGTTTAAATTAATCCTCCAGGCAAGCCTGATGGAAACCGGCGGCCGTCCGGTGACCCGCCGTGCGGATGTCGCGGTATGGCCAGCCGCGAAAATGGCCGGTATTCGTCCGGTCTTCGCCAAAAAAGAGGTTTACGACTACCGCACTGACAAATATGTGTCGCAGTACAGCATGGATGAAGATTCACTGGCTGAATTCGAAATTGTCTATACCGACCGTCAGGGTAATAAGTTAAAAGCGGATGATCTGAATGCGCGTCTGATTTATGAGCGCCGCGACTATTACTGGCGCTGGTCCGACTCCGAAGGCTGGTCATCCGGTTATGATCAGAAAGACCTCGTGATGTCTGATGACAAAATCAGTATCGCCAAAGACGGTACCGCAAAAGTGACCGTCCCGGTCTCCTGGGGGGCATACCGTCTGGAAGTGGTGGATCCGTCCACCGGGCTGACCAGCAGCGTGCGTTTCTGGGCTGGGTACTCCTGGCAGGATAACACCGGCGGTACCGGTGCGGTTCGCCCGGATCAGGTGAAACTGAAACTGGATAAACCAAATTATCACGCCGGTGATAAAGTTAAACTGAATGTGACTGCACCGCAGGCCGGTAAAGGCTATGTGCTTCTGGAATCCAGTGACGGCCCGCTGTGGTGGCAGGAAGTCGATGTTCCTGAAGGCGGCACCGATGTGGAAGTCCCGCTGAACAAAGAGTGGACACGCCACGACCTGTACGCGACTGCGGTGGTTGTCCGTCCGGGGGACAGCTCCCGTCAGGCGACCGTCAAACGCGCGGTCGGCATTCTGCATATCCCGATGGCCGATCCGGCCCGTAAGATTGATGTGACACTGGATACGCCGGCCCGCATCCGTCCGAATCAGGATCTGACCGTTAAAATCAAAGCGAAAGCACAGGACGGCAAAGCGGCACCGGAAAAAGTGAATGTGCTGATTTCCGCTGTGGACACCGGTGTGCTCAATATCACCGACTATAAAACGCCGGATCCGTATGACGCCTTCTTCGGCCGCAAACGCTACAGCGTGGACCAGTATGATGTCTATGGCCAGCTGATTGAGGGCAGTGGTCGTCTCGGCACACTGCGGTTTGGTGGTGACGGCGGCGATGATCTCGATCGCGGCGGCCTGAAACCGCTGACTGAAGTGCAGATTATCGCGCAGCAGGCGGCACCGGTGGAACTGAATGCGCAGGGTGAAGGTACGGTTACTCTGCCGATTCCGGATTTCAACGGCGAGCTGCGCCTGATGGCTCAGGCCTGGACGGACGAAGATTTCGGCCATGCGCAGAATAAAGTGATTGTTGCCGCACCGGTGATCAGTCAGATGGCACTGCCGCGCTTTATGGCCGGCGGTGACCGTTCACAGCTGACGCTGGATCTGACCAACCTGACCGATGAAACACAGAATCTGACCGTGAATTTCAGTGCGGACGGCATGGTGCATCTCAAAGGGGCGGCAGAGAAAGAAGTCACCCTGGCGAAAGGCCAGCGCACCTCCGTGAATGTCCCGGTTGAAGCTGCCAACGGCTTTGGTCAGGGCGAGGTGTTTATGACGGTCAAAGGGCTGAAACTGCCTGATGAAAGCAGCAACACCTATAAAAACAGCTGGAAAATCGGCGTGCGTCCGGCATACCCGGCTGAAACTGTTTCTTACTCCATGTCACTCGGCAATGGCGGGGAATGGGCGTTACCGGCAGATCAGATCGGTTATCTGGACGCCAGTACTGTGTCCGGTGAAATGACGCTGACCAGCCGTCCGCCGCTGGATATCTCGCGTTACATCCGTGAACTCTATGCCTATCCGTACGGCTGTCTGGAGCAGACAGTGAGCGGGCTGTATCCGTCTCTGTACTCCTCTGAGGCTGAGCTGAAAAAACTGGGCATCAAAACCCAGACGGACGCCGGACGCCGTCAGGCGGTGATGACCGGTATCCCGCATCTGCTCGGCATGCAGCGCAGTGACGGCAGTTTCTCCCTGTGGGATAACAGCGGCGCGGAAGAGCCGTGGCTGACCGCATACGCGACAGATTTTCTGTTCCGTGCCGGACAGCGCGGGTTTGATGTCCCGGCGGATGCCCTGAGTAACGCCAATAACCGCCTGCTGCGTTATCTGCAGGATCGCTCGGTGATCAGCAGCAACTATTACGGTAACAGCGATCAGATGCGCTTTGCGGTACAGGCGTATGCCGGTTATGTGCTGGCACAGCAGCAGAAAGCACCGCTCGGTGCACTGCGTCAGGTCTATCAGCGCCGTGATGATGCCGCAAGCGGACTGGCACTGGTACAGTTGGGTATCGCCCTGAAGAAAATGGGGGATGCGGATCGCGGTAACGAAGCCATCCGTCTGGGTGTGATGAAGAACCGTGACAGCGTCTACACCGGCGATTACGGCAGCACCATCCGTGATGATGCGATGATTATTGCGCTGCTGAGTGAGGCGGATTCCAATGCGGATCAGCGTTACGGCAAGTTGCAGGCACTCTCTGCGGAGATACAGAATAACCGTTACTTCTCCACTCAGGAGAGCAACGCCCTGTATCTGGCAGGCCGTCAGTACATTAATCAGAGCGAAAAACCGTGGTCTGCCCTGATCAACGGACAGGCCCCGGCGGTCAGCCGTGACAGCGCACTGCGTGAAACCCTCACCGCGGCACAGCTGAACAACGGCATCAGTGTCGCGAACCGCGGGGATGCGGAGCTGTTCGGTCGTGTGAATATCACCGGCTATCCGTTACAGGCACCGCACCCGTCATCTGAAGTGCTGAAGATCAAGCGGACGTATATGGATCTGAACGGTAATCCGATCAGTATTGACCGTCTGAGCAGTGGTGACCTGGTGGCAGTCCGTCTGGATATTCAGGCTGACCGCAACGTGCCGGATGCGCTGGTGGTGGATCTGTTACCGGCCGGTCTGGAGCTGGAAAACCAGAACCTGGCGGCAGCCAGTGCAAGTCTGGCGGACAGTGCGCCGAACCTGGCTGAAGCTATCCAGGACATGCAGCAGGCCAATATCCGTCATACCGAGTACCGTGATGATCGCTTTGTCTCCCAGGTGGCGGTGGAAGAGTACCGTCCGGTGACGCTGGTCTATCTGGCCCGCGCGGTCACTCCGGGTAAATACAGTGTTCCTGCACCACAGGTGGAATCGATGTATATTCCGTCCTGGCGTGCCACCGGTGTGACACCGGCGACACTGGAAGTAGTTCGTTAA